One segment of Prinia subflava isolate CZ2003 ecotype Zambia chromosome 11, Cam_Psub_1.2, whole genome shotgun sequence DNA contains the following:
- the LOC134556283 gene encoding G-protein coupled receptor 35-like, which yields MNSSSCNITAYEPFSLVQLCVYIPVLVLGIVLNVLALWVFCCKLGQWTETRVYMVNLAVADCLLLFTLPFKTLSQFQHLKVDGWCLVLEGGYFINRFMSIGIITIIAADRYLAIKYPLRSKALRSPLKAAFASGFLWMLIICETSLIKRFEDRKEDDFCFEKSSATPSVITLCAIVTGFFTPLLILSYCSIQTIAELRRKRNENCHSEKLTRKAVYIVSANMAVFIICFLPLYLGHLLRFIVDSLSADCSAIQSINNFVHFASILANTNCCLDAICYYFVNKEFKEASPKLAKPKSEGSEEAEIQLPQVTH from the coding sequence ATGAACAGCAGTAGCTGCAATATCACAGCCTATGAACCATTTTCACTTGTCCAGCTGTGTGTTTACATCCCAGTTTTGGTTTTGGGCATTGTGCTGAACGTGTTGGCGCTGTGGGTGTTCTGTTGCAAACTCGGCCAATGGACAGAAACCAGAGTATACATGGTCAACCTGGCTGTGGCTGACTGCTTGCTGCTCTTCACCTTGCCATTTAAAACTCTGTCCCAGTTCCAGCACCTGAAGGTGGATGGCTGGTGCCTGGTTCTGGAAGGTGGCTATTTCATAAACCGCTTCATGAGCATTGGTATCATCACCATCATCGCCGCTGACAGGTACCTTGCAATCAAGTACCCCTTGAGATCCAAGGCACTTAGGTCGCCACTGAAGGCAGCTTTTGCCTCTGGATTCCTTTGGATGCTCATCATCTGTGAAACTTCCCTCATTAAAAGATTTGAGGACCGAAAAGAAGatgatttttgctttgaaaagtcTTCCGCGACACCCTCGGTGATCACGCTGTGTGCCATAGTTACAGGGTTTTTCACACCGCTGCTCATCTTGAGTTACTGCTCCATACAAACCATTGCAGAGCTCAGGAGAAAGAGGAACGAGAATTGTCACAGTGAAAAGCTGACCAGGAAAGCTGTCTACATTGTGTCTGCAAACATGGCTGTGTTCATCATATGCTTTTTACCTCTTTACCTCGGGCATCTCCTCCGCTTCATCGTGGACTCCCTCAGCGCTGACTGCTCGGCCATACAGAGCATTAACAACTTCGTTCACTTCGCCTCCATCCTCGCCAACACAAACTGCTGCCTGGATGCCATTTGTTACTACTTTGTCAACAAGGAATTTAAGGAAGCATCTCCCAAGCTAGCAAAGCCCAAATCTGAGGGCAGCGAAGAAGCTGAAATTCAGCTCCCACAAGTAACCCATTAA